The Raoultibacter phocaeensis genome includes a window with the following:
- a CDS encoding heme exporter protein CcmB: MAVIVKRPSTFAQYKTLLMKDLRQEFRTREMLTSMGIYALLVLIVYGAALAQTSQTFDILQMSGGLLWALIVFTSLLGLNRSFTAEKEQGCLEGILLVPLDRSVVFLAKATSNLLFLLVVEIITVPLFYFFFLTSTTPTASFWLIIVPLVVGTIGVAGIGTLLSTITINTRGKDVMLAVLFIPLIFPLLYACVSATTAVIVGGDTYLDTFFQSLALAGGYDVIMVLLSWVLYDFVISA, encoded by the coding sequence ATGGCCGTCATCGTCAAGCGCCCTTCGACGTTCGCGCAGTACAAGACGCTGCTCATGAAGGATCTCAGGCAGGAGTTCCGCACGCGTGAGATGCTCACCTCGATGGGGATCTACGCGCTGTTGGTGCTCATCGTCTATGGAGCTGCGCTTGCGCAAACCTCGCAGACGTTCGACATCCTGCAAATGAGCGGCGGTCTTCTGTGGGCGCTCATCGTGTTCACGTCGCTTCTCGGCCTCAACCGATCGTTCACGGCCGAGAAGGAGCAGGGGTGTCTCGAGGGCATCCTTCTCGTCCCGCTCGACCGCTCGGTCGTGTTTCTGGCCAAGGCAACCTCGAATCTCTTGTTCTTGCTGGTTGTCGAGATCATCACGGTACCGCTGTTCTATTTCTTCTTCCTCACCTCGACGACGCCGACGGCGAGCTTCTGGCTCATCATTGTGCCGCTCGTCGTCGGCACGATCGGTGTGGCGGGAATCGGTACCTTGCTCTCGACGATCACCATCAACACCCGCGGGAAGGACGTGATGCTTGCGGTGCTGTTTATCCCGCTCATCTTCCCGCTGCTCTACGCGTGCGTGTCGGCTACCACGGCGGTTATCGTGGGCGGCGATACGTACCTCGATACGTTTTTCCAATCGCTCGCGCTCGCCGGAGGCTACGATGTCATCATGGTCCTCCTGAGCTGGGTTCTGTACGACTTCGTTATCAGTGCCTGA